In Rhodanobacteraceae bacterium, the DNA window CCCACGGCCCGCACCCGAAGGCGCTGACCCGCGCGTTCAAGCAGACCAAGGACGCCACCGACGAGTATGCGGTGATGATCGACACCCGCGACGAGCTGGTGGTCAGCGAGGTCGCGGAGACCATCGAGTGGGGTGGGTACGTCGACTCGTGGAAGAGCGGGGGCTGATCTCGAGCCACCAGCGAGCGCCGGCCGGCTACTTGCCCACCCGGCGCGGCCAGGCGGCGAGGAAGGCCCATACGGCGCCGAGCGCCGCCAGGCCCGCAGCGCCAGGCACGCCGAGCACCCTGGGGCCGCCGGCCTCGAAGGCGAACAGGATGCCGGCGACGATCATCAACCCGCTGCCGAGGATCGCCAGCACGGTCTGACGCTGGCCCTGGCGGGTCACCGTGATCAGGCGCTGGATATCCGGAGAGCGCATGCGCAGCTGGTGCTCGCCGGCGACCGACTGCTTGAGGTATTCGTGCAGCAGGCGCGGGATCTCCGGCGCGTTCTGGATCCAGCCAGGCAGCCGCTCGCGCACTTCGCGCGCGGCGGCGTTGAAGCCGTATTTCTGCGCCATGATCCCGGCCAGCACCGGCTTGGCCACCGCCCACAGGTCCAGCTTCGGGAACAGGTTGCGCGCCAGTCCCTCGATGTTCAGCAGGGTCTTCTGCAGCAGGATCAGCTGCGGCTGGATGGTCAGCTGGTAGGTCTGCGCCACCGCGAAGATCTTCAGCAGCACCTCTCCGAGCGAGATCTCGGACAACGGGCGGGTGAAGTAGGGCTCGCAAACCCCGCGCACCGCGCCTTCGAGGTCGTCGATGCGGATGTGCGCGGGCATCCAGCCGGCTTCCAGGTGCAGCTCTGCGATCCGCCGGTAGTTCTGGGTGAACATCGCCATGAAGTTTTCGGCGAGGTAGCGCTGGTCCGCCGGCGGCAGCGTACCCATGATGCCGAAGTCGAGCGCGATGAACTGCGGGTCGGCCGGGTGCTCGCGCGAGATCAGCACATTGCCGGGATGCAGATCGGCGTGGAAGAAGTTGTCGCGGAACACCATGGTGTAGAACAGGCGCACCGCGCGTTCGGCGAGCTTCTCGAAGTCGACGCCCGCCGCGCGCAGCGCGTCGAGGTCATTCAGCGCGATGCCGTAAACCCGCTCCATCGTGATCATGCGCGTGCGCGTCAGCGACCAGATCATCTCCGGCACGTACATCTCCGGCGAGCCCAGCCAGTTGCGCCGCAGCAGGCTGCCATTGGCTGCCTCGCGCATCAGGTCCAGCTCCAGCCGCAGGGTGCGCTCGATCTCGGCGACCACGTCCTTCGGGCGGATCCGCTCGGCGTGGGTCAGGCGCTTCTCGGCAATGCCCGCGACCGCGCGCAGCAGCGCCAGGTCCTCGTCGATGCGCTTGCCGATCTCCGGGCGCAGCACCTTGATCACCACTTCGCGGCCGTCGTGCAGGGTCGCCGCATGCACTTGTGCGATCGAGGCGGAGGCCAGCGGGGTTTCGTCGAAACTGGCGTAGTGGGTGGCGATCGGCGCGCCCAGTTCGGATTCGATCAGCGCCCGTGCCTGCGCACCCGGGAAGGGCGCCACGCGGTCCTGCAGCTTCTCCAGTTCGTCGGCGACATCCGGCGGCAACAGGTCCCGCCGGGTCGACAGGATCTGGCCGAACTTGACGAAGATCGGCCCGAGTTCCTCCAGCGCGCGGCGCAGGCGTTCGCCGCGCCCCATCTGCGCCGCGCCCGGTGCAACCCCGGTGAACACGCGCACCCAGGACAGCGGACGGAACAGGCGCGCCGCCGGCGTCACCTCGTCCAGACGATAACGCACCAGCACGCGGCTGATGCGCAGCAGACGGCGGAAGGCGGAGAGCTTCATGGCGATGCCGCCATTGCCGCGAAATGGTCTGGAGGGCACGAGGGCACGAGGGCACGAGGGCACGTGAAGGCGGGTGCTCGCGACGCGATCGTGCCGGACCTGCGGGTGGCCAACGGCATTCCTCGGGCGCGCTTTCGCGTGCCCTCGTGCCCTCGTGCCCTCGTGCCCTCCAAAGCCTTCGCCCTCGTGCCCTCCACCGCCTTCGCCCGCGTGCCCTCGTGCCTCATCGCTTCACCCGTGCCAGGCGCTCGATGCGCGCCTCCAGGCGTTCCACGTCGTCGCGCGTGCGGTCCACATCGTCGACGAAGTCCGCCATCTCGCCCGGCGCGACCAGGTCGCGCGATTCCTCGCGCAGGTATTCGGCGCTGTTCTGCACCA includes these proteins:
- the ubiB gene encoding ubiquinone biosynthesis regulatory protein kinase UbiB, which gives rise to MKLSAFRRLLRISRVLVRYRLDEVTPAARLFRPLSWVRVFTGVAPGAAQMGRGERLRRALEELGPIFVKFGQILSTRRDLLPPDVADELEKLQDRVAPFPGAQARALIESELGAPIATHYASFDETPLASASIAQVHAATLHDGREVVIKVLRPEIGKRIDEDLALLRAVAGIAEKRLTHAERIRPKDVVAEIERTLRLELDLMREAANGSLLRRNWLGSPEMYVPEMIWSLTRTRMITMERVYGIALNDLDALRAAGVDFEKLAERAVRLFYTMVFRDNFFHADLHPGNVLISREHPADPQFIALDFGIMGTLPPADQRYLAENFMAMFTQNYRRIAELHLEAGWMPAHIRIDDLEGAVRGVCEPYFTRPLSEISLGEVLLKIFAVAQTYQLTIQPQLILLQKTLLNIEGLARNLFPKLDLWAVAKPVLAGIMAQKYGFNAAAREVRERLPGWIQNAPEIPRLLHEYLKQSVAGEHQLRMRSPDIQRLITVTRQGQRQTVLAILGSGLMIVAGILFAFEAGGPRVLGVPGAAGLAALGAVWAFLAAWPRRVGK